CTTCTAACGCTCGGGAAAATTCCAAGGTTATCTGAATAAGTCCTGGTTAACAGGATGTCCAGTTTTGAAGTGCAAGCTTGCCGTCCCATGTgcccaattttttttctctctctctttctttctctctctcttccctttttCCTGGTTTCGCTGGCATGAAAGGCCGCGAGTCCCCAAAAATAACTCAGAAGGTTAAGATATTAATTAAGCGGCGAGGGCTGAGGAGGAGGATAATGAGAGGTGCTCTCCACAAACAGGCTGGCTGGTGCTTCACTCCGAGAGCGGGGATGAATGAACGCACCAAATCAGTAGTCTATCGGCCGCTGGTCTCGCCAAGTCATTACAGGAATTAGCTTCCAGCCCTGCTAGCAGCCTGCACCTTTTACAGCTGTCATAAGCAGCCCTGGTCATTAGAGCGCGAGGAAAGAAATTCATCCCGAGCAATTAAAATAGGCCGCTACGTGGTATTTGAACATgactttaaatacagtaaatgtggaCCTTCTTACAGAGGATAAGTTAGGTGTAAAACACACTCGGGGGTGTGCTGTGACGGGGAAATAATCAAGCCTTATTAGGCATGGAGTGTATTATGGCTTTTAAACGACATCAATTATTtcaagtgtaaataaataaaaaaaaaaactttatatccagaaaaaaaaaaatcactgacactggagactccttccttgaACAATAtgctttattctgtttattgtaAGTATAAAGTACACCATGTGATTATTCTGTTCTATAAAAAACGTAAATGATTAGACCTtgctgaccaatcaggatcATGAATTCACCAGCATTTCTCCTCGTTCCAGGCGTGATGCTCAGCGCTTGGTGATACTCTGAGTACTCAGGGAGGGAATGGATTAGGGAAAGATTCCCCTCCCTTTTTTTCGATGACAGCGGAGTTAGAATTTTATGTCCCCGACATTAATCGCGAACGGTCTGGCGATTGGCACTTCCCCGGTAATTGTCCATGGAGTGCTAAGCCTGTTTCCCTCACCGAGTCGAACAGCCTACCATAATAGCCGTGATTTAATTTAGCTATTTAACCTGTAATTCCAGCAATATTTATTGAAGAGCGAGGGGAGAAAATTGGGCCATTAGGCGCTGAGGATGAATACACCGAGATGAAAATGAACACGCCTAACTGGTAGTTGACCTCCGCGTTCCGTGGCGGAATTTTATTAGCACGGGCCGCTGTAATTACCGCAAATTGAATCATAGAGAAAACCAAAATCATCTGGtaatgagcattttttttttattattattatccgcTATTGCACTTCCAGACTGGGCTGTGAGGTGTGACGTCCCTGCACGAGCTCTGGCTCAAATCCGAACGCCAAGCACTCTGGAGTTGAAACTcggtatttaaataaaaacagctttcTCTTCCTAGGCATgcgtattgttttttttgtttttttttctgagaaggAACAGGGGGATGGGAAGTGCTGCCAATTTATTTGTGAGCATTGTCTTTTTTCTGGACGACATATGGCACATCCTGTAAGACGCTGTGAGATGCAAATTCAGGGGAGTCTGACTTTAAATGAGGCAGCGACGGTGACATGAGCCCTTTTGAAGAGTGCACATCACAGTACTCCGGGGAGAAACAGCAGGGGAGCACCCACAATGCCGTGCGGCTGCGACGCGCACCACCCACCTCTTCTCTTACAGTACGAGAGCGTTCGAGTGAAGTGCCTGGCGCGGAAACCCCGCAGTCGCAACATCAACTCGGGTTATTACCTgcgttttcgtttttttttttttttttttttttactccttggAAGAACCGCAATTAAGCTTTCGACTGTTTATCCGTAAATGAAATGAGATGGCTAGGAAGGAACGATGATGCTAAAGGCAAAGACAATCTGCTCCACGGATGCACATTCACAACATGCCTTTtgattccatttttttatttattttatttattttttgagagagagtttTGTCTCACAGTAGATTCCAAAAGTTTAAGCCTCTTTTAAGCCTCCGTGGCGCTTCACCAAACACCAAACAGCAGCCTGAGACTAATTAACAAGGCGTGCGTCTTTCTGCACATCTGTCCGAGAAGAATCTAACTCGATTCCCGAGCACAAGTGTCCAGACTAATAATTATTCTGTTCTATAGTCATCCAGAGGCTCGTGGTGAGGAGTAGCAGTAAATGATCATTAAGGGCCAGACTGTCCTTAATCAATACAGAACACACTCCTCTTTCAGCGTTACACCAGCATCAATCATAAGTCACATGTATATAGCAGTCTTACAGAAAGTCACCCAGacaaattcatacacatttttttacatgtatgtgtctgtgtgtgtgtgtttttagacaCTCCGCTTGTTTTTACATAAACCTTTCGAATGTGTTTTTCCAATAAGAGTGTCTGACTCAACTGTTGTAATTTGACGTATTAAACTTACTAAAGAAGGCGTTTttgttcaataatttttttacacgTGATTCATTTCtacaattttttataatctacaCCACACGCGTAAGAATTTGcgctttttattcatttctttatgtATATGATCCGTTTATTTCCATGTGATTGTTCGCACacgatttttctttttttttttttacaaaattattcatTTCCACATACAAATCTTTACACGCTTTTTATTTTCGAAAGTGATCCTTTGCCTGTTTACTTCTTTATGCGATTCCTTacaggtgattttttttgtcttgtgaaTTTTTCACATCATTACATAATATGTTATGTGTTTTTATCATTTGATTAAGCACGTCCACATgcgcctttgtgttcttttcgCACGTGACTACATAatgtcatgtaaaaaaaaagagatttttacatatatgtgattttttattatttaaaaccatAGGCTGTATagtgtacctgtgtgtttattgttcagcatgatttaaaaaaatgcttagaaaaatatttttgcatatttatatatattttacggACTCAACAGTTTACTATAACTTTTTCCCCCCAaattacacatttccataaatatttttcaaaaaataaatataatacattatatgCAATATAATAATAGTACCATGTAAGTAAAATAGCGTACTTTTAGTATGGTGTACTAACTTCCTTGataaaagcattattattattattattattattatataaccaAGATATAATTTTAGATTTCTTATACAGTTATAATAGAACGATGACCTTTTCTTTacacatgagctttaaatacaacaaaattaatGCCTTACTCTGATACAtaccttatttttttattatactgtacgtgTTGAAATCATTGCAAATGAAACTCAGCCATGATGAAGCACTTGTATTTTCGaggcatttctctctctctctctctctctctctctcagaggcATGGAACTGTTTTTACTGTACAGGTGTTTCTGTTGGAAATTTGGATGCCATAAGTGTAAAtgccaaaaacaggaagctcGGCTCCCTTATAGGTCCAACGAGCTACTGAGAGATCCTCTCTCTCttcgctctctctccctcctcctcctctctctctctctcgctctctcgttctctctttctctcctgcgCTCGCTTTTCCCTCTTTCCTCTGTAAGTCGTCCAACGAGGCTCTTGCCAAAGCCGTGTGTGAACCACAGCCAAACAAAACACAGGCAGCAGTCCAGGCCAGCGCGGCACGCTTCCACtaatagagagagaaaaggcTTCCAGACCCAACACGCTACTTACAGCACGGCGAAATTCTTTACGCTAGATAATAGCTTAATGACAGCCTAAATGAAGTCCCCGTAGTAAAAACCAATGTCAGCCAATGAGCACCTCATTAAAGGATGCTATATCCCCTTTTCCCTCCCCCTCCTTTATTCGGTTTCGAAAGCGAGCCTCATTGTGTGGAAATCTGAAATTCCAGGAGATTTCTCCTCTTTTGTCCTCGCCTTACAATTCCCTTccatttctcttttctttccaaAAACTATCGGCTTACTATTACAATATATAACAATCTGCCAAATGGATGAAAAAGAGAACACCTTCACCTCctcaccatctctctctctttctctctctctctctctctctctctctctcccgtcaCTGTGAACAAATTTGGACGCAGGAATGATTTCAGggtttatctcttttttttttttaaatctcattattaAGAACGGTATGAATAGCAATCACAGAGAGAGCTGCACATCCTGACtctgtgtcattttttttcatctagatttatttgcttttgattaaaaaaaaaaaaaaaaaatggaattcgTACTCATGATGAGTTGTGTTTAAAGAAGTGTGTTTATTTGCGAGAAATGGAAACGGCGTCTCGTTACTTGTCAATCATTATCATCGTTATTATCGTTGCTATGCTAGAAGGAAGAATTAGCGCCTTTAATTTGTTCTTgtcagtctttctttctttgaatTTCTATGGAgttaaactaaattattttccccttttatttattttattgcctaATTTATTGATTTGTCCTGGTGTTCGTGATTTCTGTCGCTCCTTTACTATATAAACATGCAGCTGAATATATATGCTTGTCCATGCATTTGTTCCTgcatgtgtatgcatgtttatgcatatatgtgtgtatgtgtgtgtgtgctactaCAAGGCTGggtggtagaaaaaaaaagaagaaaaaaaaaaaaaaagcttacagcGCCTGGTTCGACACAAAGGCCGCTGGGAGATGATGCTGTGCTCGGGATGCAGTGCAGgtttttcccctctctccccttttctattttttttcatatggaaATGTGAAATAATGGGGTGATTAAATAGAGCTGTATATTAAAGTACAGCTGACATTAGAATTAGCATAATGTGCTCTCGCCTCAGGCTGCATACTTTATTTGCCATCTGCGTCGGACTGCGATTCCCCCCCCGGGAGGGCAGACGCTGAACACTCCTCAATAAACTCACGGCCACAAAACTACCATCCCGGGCAGCGGCCACTGATTCGTCTTAATTGTGGGGCAGAAATGAACATTCGGCTCCCTGATGACTTCTGTTTGGTCTGAAAGAAGTTGAACTAGTAGTCTATAACTAAGCGCTTTAGTagaaaacagcacacacacccacacgaacacgcacgcacacacgcacgcacgcacactagATACAAAGCCACCCTGTTTTCAAGACATCCAGGCCTCCTTTACATGGAGCATTATCTTTTCAAAGCCTCAGCCATAAAACAACAAGAAGGCGGAATAGCTGAATAGTGTGTGAattttcaagtgtgtgtgtgtgtgtgtgtgattttcagaaaaaagaaaggatggCCTTTGTGTGTAAGCGTATGCTCCGTCCACTGTAATTAAGTCGAACTCTGTAGAGGACAGGACACACCGCAGAGGCGAACAGCTGTGTTCTTCGCTCTCCTTAACACAAATCGGGCGCATAATGAGCGGGAAAACTTTAATGCTTCATTTTCGTTTCCCGGCGAAGGACAGAAGCGGGGTAAAACCGCAGATAATGATGACACGTTACAGTTCAGAAGAATGCGACGTTTCATACAAACTTGTTTTAGAAAATTCTACTTATAAGTATTTTAggctaaatatttttatagaatgctaagataaaggtttctgaatttttatacaaaatagttttttttttttaaaagtacttaaaaaaaattgttgcatATTTTTCCACACACTTTGATATCATTATGTGATTATCTAGGCAAGCTTTAATcctgttgttttattattttcttgtgATCATAATGTCAGGGTCGTAAACACACACTGCCGTGGCACGCCAGGTTTTTTCTTGAGCAGTTGTTTCTGAGCCATGTGTAGAGGAACGCAAAAGGCCTGAGCTGAGCCATTCAGCTGATCTACTCTTTCTGATCCTTCACAATGGATCTGAACCAGCCCTGTCCTTACTCTGCATGCTCTGGTCTTATTGTGCTGgtcgcatgcacacacacacagcggtgCATTCAAGGGAAACACTCATAAACGTGCACGCGGAATCAAACACCCGAACAATTACAGCAGCATATGTTTTCCTGCATGTATTAAACTGGTGCATTAGGTCAGAACACCGAGCTTTCATTTCGTAAATAAATGGAACTCGTTTCCGGAGCACACAATTACCATTTCCACTctgtgtatcttttttttttccttcccttacGAGTCCCTCAGGAGCAAAGCTGACTGTTTAGCATCCTTTTTCACCGTACGCTCGCTATAGAGGCCTTGTTCGTGCTGCCTCCGTAACGAGTCCCCTTTGCATTGGCGGACCTGTGCACTCGTCCCGCACCTTCATCAATTAGTCATGTGTAGTTAAAGGTACAGAAGGGGGCTAGTTGTACCCCTGCTAACATGGagtacaccacacacacacactaacacacacacacatgcacaagtacacatgcacacacacgtattAAAGATCTGATCATGATTTTGCTCCCCTACTGGAATGCAAgcgtttttgaaaaaaaaaaaaaaaaaacatcaaaataatGTGACGGGGGTTTTTAACTTTAACAAATAATTGCTTTTAAAATGCTAGAAGGAAGAGCGCAAGGTCAATTTGGTGGTTAATTTGCCATTCCACGCCATGCCGAGGAATTGTTTCCGAGCATTATTTTGTACTCAAGAGAACGGCATGTTTGGTTAAAAAGTTCTGCTAATGTGGTGTTATTAAAAGGTTggactttttttccctttttttcaggGTATGCAatagtagaaaaaaaattacataaattctTAATGGATGCGCAAATAATACCCTTAAGCTACTTCAAATGCCAAAGACCTTGACACGGAATAACAAACTTAGCATGAATCCCCCCGTgaaccccccccacacacacacacagcctcttACATTTCAGCAAGCATTTTTCCATTCTTTATTAGAAACCATTTATCTTGATGaacccattttttaaaaattcttttttatttgttttctaaaGGGGACAAGTTTATTTGTTTGATAGTGATAAGAGCCCCTTAAATCACAGTTTAAGTTGTTCTTTTCCAATTTAGTGCCATATTACTTTGGCATCCTATGACGACCTCGATGCTTCAAGGGGTTTCTGAGTTTTGAATGCACGGCACTAATAATTCCGTCGTTTGCGAGGGGGAAGATTAAAGACGAGTTCCTATAGGAGATGTCATGTTCCCACAGCGCTAGCCCATCAGAGCCCgggtatggaaatgctcttgtCACGAGCTTGTCAAGTATGTGCAGTGCTCTTCACAGGGCAGCATGATGAGTGAGACCGTGCCTATTGCTCAGGGTGTGAGGCAAATTTTGAAGCATGTCAAATGCCCCAGAGCGAAGGCTGTTCTTTGAAGCATCCCATTGCTTTGCCCTGAGACCACACGCTTCATTTAAAAGTCATGCTAAAACACACAGAATTTCCCACAGTTGTCCCACAATGTTGTTAAATGGTAGTTCGTTTAGACGCAAATaactaaaagcttttttttcttgtcttcttcttttttgcaGGTAGAGATGAACCTTCAAGCTACATATGCACAACATGCAAACAACCCTTCCCCAGCGCCTGGTTCCTCCTGCAGCATGCCCAGAACACACACGGGATCCGCATCTACCTGGAACCCAACAGCTCCAACACTTCGCTTACTCCACGGATAACTCTTCCTCCTCCTATTGGTGCTGAGTCAATACCCCAATCACCCTTGACCAACTTCTTAGGGGACAACAACCCTTTCCATTTGCTCCGGATGACCGGGCCGCTGCTCAGAGAACCCACACCGGGCTTCGTTGAAAACCGtctcccaaacacaccgccatTTGTTAGCCCCCCTCCACGGCACCATCTAGATCCCCATCGCCTGGAACGCCTTAGCGCAGAGGAAATGGGTTTGATTTCCCAGCATCCTAGTGCCTTTGAGAGAGTGATGCGCTTGACACCCATGGCCATGGAGACCCAATCCATGGATTTCTCGCGCCGTCTGCGAGAGCTGGCGGGCAATAACAACTCCACCCCTCCGCTCTCACCCAGTCGTGCCAACCCTATGCACCGCCTGCTCAATCCTAACCCCTTTCAGCCTAACCGCAAGTCACCCTTCCTGAACACCCCTCCACTGCCACCAATGCCCCCAAACAGCACCACGCCACCACAGACACAGGACAAGAGCAAATCCTGTGAATTCTGTGGGAAGACCTTCAAGTTCCAGAGCAACCTGATAGTGCACCGGCGAAgccacacaggagagaagccttATAAGTGCCAGCTGTGTGATCATGCCTGTTCTCAGGCCAGCAAGTTGAAGCGCCACATGAAGACCCACATGCACAAACCCGGCTCGGTGACAGGTCGCTCAGATGATGGTCTCTCTACTACTAGTTCACCTGAGCCAGGTACTAGTGATGTCACAGGAGATCCTATGAAGAACAGGGATGGTGACTTCCATGGTGAAGGATTAGGGGGAGACaatgaagaagaggaggaggatgaagaagaggaggaacTGGAAAATGAGAGTAGGCCTGAGTCAAACTTCAGTATGGACTCGGAATTTAGCCGTAACAGGGAAAACGGCTCCAAACCACAAAATGACGAGAAGAGCCTCTCTCTTAGTAAAATGGTAGACAATGTGGGGATGAACTCTATTCAGCAGTACAATAACTTGATCGTTGACAATCGAAAAAGGCTTCCCTTTTCAAAGAGGGGCtcagatggacagagagacacaggagaTGAGGACTCTGTGGTAGAGGAAATGGAACATGTGGAGCGGGCCACAGTGAATGGCAGGAACTGTGGCTCGGGTGATTCTTTCTCAGGCCTGTTCCCTCGCAAGCCCACCCCTATCACCAGTCCCAGCCTCTCCAATTCCTCCAAAAGGATCAAAATAGAGAAAGACTTAGACATGCCCCCAGCATCTCTAATCCCCTCAGAGAATGTCTACTCTCAGTGGCTGGTGGGTTATGCTGCATCACGACACTTCATCAAAGACCCCTTCCTTGGCTTCACCGATTCCAGACAATCGCCTTTCGCCACCTCCTCTGAACACTCGTCAGAAAATGGCAGCCTACGGTTCTCCACTCCTCCCGGGGACCTGTTGGATGGGGGCCTTTCTGGACGCAGTGGCACTGCCAGCGGTGGCAGCACGCCTCATCTGTCTGGAGGCCCGGGACCAGGACGTCCTAGCTCTAAAGAGAGCCGGCGCAGCGACACGTGTGAGTTCTGCGGCAAGGTTTTCAAGAACTGCAGCAACTTGACGGTGCACCGGCGTAGCCACACGGGCGAGAGGCCCTACAAGTGCGAGCTGTGCAACTATGCCTGTGCGCAGAGCAGCAAGCTCACCCGCCACATGAAGACGCATGGGCAGCTCGGTAAGGAAGTGTACCGCTGTGACATTTGCCAAATGCCCTTTAGCGTCTACAGCACGCTAGAGAAACACATGAAAAAGTGGCATGGCGAACATTTGATGACGAACGAGGTTAAAATTGAACAAGCTGAACGAAGCTAAGCCAGATTTTCCATTTTGCCTCACAATTCCTTGAATATTAAAAAAGGGTAGCTGgatactctgtttttttttttctttttcaaataataataataataaaaatattgatgattttaatTAGATTTGCCTAAGAAACTGCCATctgagaaaaaagacaaaagctaAGGGAAATTGGAGCGGGTCTAAACTGCCTAgtttggcaatttttttttcagtctgtctAACCATGGACGAATTAGATGATGTTTAAATGGAGCCTTTAACTGTGCAataatttctgtatttattGGATTTCGTATTGTTTTGGCATGTGCAGGTGCAtttttctttcgttttttttttccgttgtcttaacttttaaattcaaatgctgtgatgttttgttgttgttcttaaaCCCAGACGAAACAAAAACCTGAGATTTAATTTTTCTCCACATACAGAGTACGATTTGAGAGATCTTCAGGCCGCTGCTCATGAAATTTAAGCTACATGTAATTTCTTGAAGAGAAGCCGggttcgattttttttttaagaaactgaGAAAgctaatttttgtttgtttgtttgtttgtttaattgattagaCATATTAGGATATAAGCGGACAACAATCCTTAGACTTTGTAGCATGAACTGATTTCAGACTCGTCAATCTAATTGGAAATGTACAGTAGCACTGATTGTCGGACATGACGGTAAATCTGGAGGGGTTTTTGGTACTAAGTACCGATCCAGAAAAGACTAGGAAAATTTTTTGCTCCAGTTCTTGCTCAGATGCTAATAATGCACAGACATAATTAAGGAACAggtctttttttctcttgtccTTGGTTGCTTGATGGCTAGAGCAAACTCCAAGTATCAACACGACTACCTACAGTACCTAgctataattaattataaccACACTGACATTCCACAGTCAGCCAAACGGTCTTTTATGGGTTGATATCGATGATGGAGATTATGCAGGAGAAATACTATTTATTATCTTAGCTAGCACTTCTAATTCTAATGATTTGACAAGATAAGTTGATTGAACGTTAGGGTAAAATGTTGAACCGATTTTGCCAGATTAGCTGGAAGATTCAGTCATCCACTCATTAATCATATGTCAAAGtgcattttttaatgtatatacCAATTTGCAAtcatttgaacaaaaaaaacatttataatgtactgtaaaggtgaacacatacacaaatcGTATGCacggaaaaaaatgttttaatctgtttaagCGAAAACAGTAAGactatctttttctttctctcttctcatTCAGGACTTCCTGTGATGTGTAGTTGAAGTAGCAACACGCATAAAGAATGCgcagctgatttttttttaaagcttcccttccttttcctttcctttcctctcCCAAACCCctcctttttgttttctctcaACGATCACTCCCAACACCTAAATCCCAACCTTGATTTGTATTTTACCACACTGATATATAGAATCGAGGAGATAACAtggtttaaacaaacaaaaaaaaagacagaaagaagaagaaaaagaagagagaaaatcAGCCGCATCTCTTTGCAGTTCGTCACCGCACTTTATGATTTGTCTTTGTGCATTCACGACTTCATGGAGAAAACGGCTTCTGAGCAAGAAATTACGCGGAAagaaaggaatttttttttcagttttgcgAAAGGGATCATCTGAGATTCAAGTGCCAGTGTTGCAAGGCTTGGCTTTCACAGCACCGACACTATAAAagtgaaattaatttatttggacgttttttttttgtactgccGCATCAATTTGACATGAGTGTGCCTTGAATACTGAATACTGATCTTCCTATTTATTGTCTCGCAAAAAGACATaatgcaaaaatttttttttgtgcaaaaaaaaaagtccgtAGATTAAATCTGCTTCtaaaaaatgaacgaatcaGCGATCGTAAATAATTCTTGAATGGAGATTCTTGATAAAGAATAAACAGCACAACAgtaatgtgtctgtgtttgtagatatgtatgtgtatgtacatatagcacaaacacacacacattatagacgtatatatgtatatttcttCACTTCAGGATATGACGCAATCCCTAGGTTaaacattgtttttctttttcttttttcttttgctacAAATAGACAAGGAAGAGACTGGACGAACATCAGGAACTacagaaactaaaaaaagacattagtGCACTCTGTCTTAAAATACGTTTACAGTATTGAAACAAGggtaaaataatatttctgtGTATGCGTGTTTCAAACAAAAcaagtattttttgtttgttagtttttcattgtttttttttcttcttttgcttaTAAAGTTTCTCTGAATGCCACAGTGGCTATATGTATATTGGTTTTTTGGTGACGGGgttttagtatatatatatatatatatatatatatatatatatatatatatataaatataaatatatatattaaatttttttcttgtttactgTTAAAGTATACCAGTATTTGTAATATTGGAGAATGCCTGGGcattttacaaaagacaaaaaaaaaaaaaaaaacttttttaaaaagattttttttatttttattttgcagtcCAATTTTAATGGTGGGTCtcgatttttttatgttcttttttttttcttacatttttgtcACTGTAACTGTAAAAGTCTTGAGTTTTTTGTAGCTTTCTGGCTTGGATGTgagaaaataaagacaaattaaTTCAAAAGAGAACTTTAAAATAAAGCTCATAGGCTAAAGAgccagtgatgatgatgatgacgatgatgactAGATGATTCCCCTTAAACATTAATActttgcaggaaaaaaaaaacaatccttgtcatctgtatgtttttatttaagctGGAATGGATGCTCATAAAGACAATATACGTCTTTGTAACATTTGGGCTTGAAATGTTTGGACCTTGTGATGCAACGTAGCCCCCCGAATAGCCCCCTCCCTCCCTAACTGAGCTGCCACGGTAGATCCAATTTTAATTTTCGGCAGGATAAAACGGGAAGCGCTTTTGCATTTCTGGATATGAAACTTGTATAGAAGGGATTGAAAGGTTGTTTGACAGCCTTTTACTGTAGCTGCATATATGACAGTACCTGTTTTTGCTCACTATTATATtggttgtaaatattttttttttttatgcttacccagactttttgctttttttggtttactttgtgtgtgttgggagtGGCCCCCGGGAGCAGCCTGTCTTTTACCTGTTCGCCCCTCCACCCCCAGCCCTGTGTGTTCGATTCTGAGTGTAAAAACGCGGTTCTGTATGGAGCCTGCAATGTGCAGCTCTCTTAGCATGAGAAGAATAGAGCACAAATACAAACTGTTTTACTTGTCTAACTCATTTTCGTCTCTTTTGTCATCATTTTCTTTCCAACAAAaacccatctatctatctatctatctatctatctatctatctatctatctatctaaatacagtataacacataAACTATACATATACACTAACCAGTGTATGAGTTTAATTTCAA
This genomic stretch from Clarias gariepinus isolate MV-2021 ecotype Netherlands chromosome 13, CGAR_prim_01v2, whole genome shotgun sequence harbors:
- the bcl11ba gene encoding BAF chromatin remodeling complex subunit BCL11B a isoform X1 — its product is MPGRAMSRRKQGNPQHLSQREILSTEDEHVDADLSLAELAGRHTPMLLDPNMVAPLPPGLGDHDLLTCGQCQETFPLGHILLFIEHKKKQCHGHGGNHGCYDKMADRSSPSPPRAELRKVEEPVEIGIQVTPEDEDHRLLTPPKGICPKQESGLAGRDEPSSYICTTCKQPFPSAWFLLQHAQNTHGIRIYLEPNSSNTSLTPRITLPPPIGAESIPQSPLTNFLGDNNPFHLLRMTGPLLREPTPGFVENRLPNTPPFVSPPPRHHLDPHRLERLSAEEMGLISQHPSAFERVMRLTPMAMETQSMDFSRRLRELAGNNNSTPPLSPSRANPMHRLLNPNPFQPNRKSPFLNTPPLPPMPPNSTTPPQTQDKSKSCEFCGKTFKFQSNLIVHRRSHTGEKPYKCQLCDHACSQASKLKRHMKTHMHKPGSVTGRSDDGLSTTSSPEPGTSDVTGDPMKNRDGDFHGEGLGGDNEEEEEDEEEEELENESRPESNFSMDSEFSRNRENGSKPQNDEKSLSLSKMVDNVGMNSIQQYNNLIVDNRKRLPFSKRGSDGQRDTGDEDSVVEEMEHVERATVNGRNCGSGDSFSGLFPRKPTPITSPSLSNSSKRIKIEKDLDMPPASLIPSENVYSQWLVGYAASRHFIKDPFLGFTDSRQSPFATSSEHSSENGSLRFSTPPGDLLDGGLSGRSGTASGGSTPHLSGGPGPGRPSSKESRRSDTCEFCGKVFKNCSNLTVHRRSHTGERPYKCELCNYACAQSSKLTRHMKTHGQLGKEVYRCDICQMPFSVYSTLEKHMKKWHGEHLMTNEVKIEQAERS
- the bcl11ba gene encoding BAF chromatin remodeling complex subunit BCL11B a isoform X2; translated protein: MPGRAMSRRKQGNPQHLSQREILSTEDEHVDADLSLAELAGRHTPMLLDPNMVAPLPPGLGDHDLLTCGQCQETFPLGHILLFIEHKKKQCHGHGGNHGCYDKMADRSSPSPPRAELRKVEEPVEIGIQVTPEDEDHRLLTPPKGICPKQESGLAGRDEPSSYICTTCKQPFPSAWFLLQHAQNTHGIRIYLEPNSSNTSLTPRITLPPPIGAESIPQSPLTNFLGDNNPFHLLRMTGPLLREPTPGFVENRLPNTPPFVSPPPRHHLDPHRLERLSAEEMGLISQHPSAFERVMRLTPMAMETQSMDFSRRLRELAGNNNSTPPLSPSRANPMHRLLNPNPFQPNRKSPFLNTPPLPPMPPNSTTPPQTQDKSKSCEFCGKTFKFQSNLIVHRRSHTGEKPYKCQLCDHACSQASKLKRHMKTHMHKPGSVTGRSDDGLSTTSSPEPGTSDVTGDPMKNRDGDFHGEGLGGDNEEEEEDEEEEELENESRPESNFSMDSEFSRNRENGSKPQNDEKSLSLSKMVDNVGMNSIQQYNNLIVDNRKRLPFSKRGSDGQRDTGDEDSVVEEMEHVERATVNGRNCGSGDSFSGLFPRKPTPITSPSLSNSSKRIKIEKDLDMPPASLIPSENVYSQWLVGYAASRHFIKDPFLGFTDSRQSPFATSSEHSSENGSLRFSTPPGDLLDGGLSGRSGTASGGSTPHLSGGPGPGRPSSKESRRSDTCEFCGKVFKNCSNLTVHRRSHTGERPYKCELCNYACAQSSKLTRHMKTHGQLGLPVMCS